The Littorina saxatilis isolate snail1 linkage group LG1, US_GU_Lsax_2.0, whole genome shotgun sequence nucleotide sequence aacaagctctgaaaattaaatatataaaaattattatcaaaattaaattgtccaaatcaatttaaaaacactttcatcttattccttgtcggttcctgattccaaaaacatatagatatgatatgtttggattaaaaacacgctcagaaagttaaaacaaagagaggtacagaaaagcgtgctatccttcttagcgcaactactaccctgctcttcttgtcaatttcactgcctttgccatgagcggtggactgacgatgctacgagtatacggtcttgctgaaaaatggcattgcgttcagtttcattctgtgagttcgacagctacttgactaaatattgtattttcgccttacgcgacttgttttaactttctgagcgtgtttttaatccaaacatatcatatctatatgtttttggaatcaggaaccaacaaggaataagatgaaagtgtttttgaattgatttcgaaaaaaaaatttgataataatttttatatatttaattttcagagcttgtttttaatccgaatataacatatttatatgtttttggaatcagcaaatgatggagaataagataaacgtaaatttggatcgttttataaattgttatttttttttacaattttcagatttttaatgaccaaagtcattaattaatttttaagccaccaagctgaaatgcaataccgaagtccgggcttcgtcgaagattacttgaccaaaatttcaaccaatttggttgaaaaatgagggcgtgacagtgccgcctcaactttcacgaaaagccggatatgacgtcatcaaagacatttatcaaaaacatgaaaaaaaccttcggggatttcatacccaggaactctcatgtcaaatttcataaagatcggtccaatagtttagtctgaatcgctctacacacacacacacacacacacacagacatacacacagacacacgcacatacaccacgaccctcgtttcgattccccctcgatgttaaaatatttagtcaaaacttgactaaatataaaaacaagtcgcgtaaggcgaaaatacaatatttagtcaagtagctgtcgaactcacagaatgaaactgaacgcaatgccatttttcagcaagaccatatattcgtagcatcgtcagtccaccgctcatggcaaaggcagtgaaattgacaagaagagcgggatagtagttgcgctaagaaggatagcacgtttttctgtacctctctttgttttaactttctgagcgtgtttttaatccaaacatatcatatctatatgtttttggaatcaggaaccgacaaggaataagatgaaagtgtttttaaattgatttggacaatttaattttgataataatttttatatatttaattttcagagcttgtttttaatccgaatataacatatttatatgtttttggaatcagcaaatgatggaaaataagataaacgtaaatttggatcgttttataaatttttatattttttttacaattttcagatttttaatgaccaaagtcattaattaatttttaagccaccaaactgaaatgcaataccgaagtccgggcttcgtcgaagattacttgaccaaaatttcaaccaatttggttgaaaaatgagggcgtgacagtgccgcctcaactttcacgaaaagccggatatgacgtcatcaaagacatttatcaaaaaaatgaaaaaaaccttcggggatttcatacccaggaactctcatgtcaaatttcataaagatcggtccagtagtttagtctgaatcgctctacacacacacacagacacacacacgcacgcacatacaccacgaccctcgtttcgattccccctcgatgttaaaatatttagtcaaaacttgactaaatataacaagagtacgtcgacccagtatGTCGAGTGGTCTTTTCAGTAGACAGACAAACGCTCATGATACAAATAAtaaacttatctcaaaatcgtcgatGAATCTCGCTTGCAAGATGACGGATTTCTTTTAATCATTTGTatcctaagtgtttgtgtgtgtgtctactttACAGACcagtgggtcgacgtactgtaaatgtcacgttttgttttgtcaataatgacatgttccaataacctacctttcttgttttttgattcggCAACATATACTCGCACAGATGATTTGAATgaatatgataataataatagtacTGGGTTTTTGTCTAGCGCAAATCCTAGTATAGTTCAAAGCGCCTTAGTAGTATTGCAAAATAGAACACCAGATTGACATATACACAGtcagacagatcgacagacagacgcGAAataacacagagagaaaaagaggtgAGAGAAAAAAGATGACACCATCGGTCTCTCTCCGTCTACCCTGCTCTCCAAACCCACCCTTAAACTCACATCCTTAACCCTGTAACCTtagttaaaaacaagtcgcgtaaggcgaaaatacaatatttagtcaagtagctgtcgaactcacagaatgaaactgaacgcaatgccatttttcagcaagaccgtatactcgtagcatcgtcagtccaccgctcatggcaaaggcagtgaaattgacaagaagagcgggctagtagttgcgctaagaaggatagcacgcttttctgtacctctctttgttttaactttctgagcgtgtttttaatccaaacatatcatatctatatgtttttggaatcaggaaccgacaaggaataagatgaaagtgtttttaaattgatttggacaatttaattttgataataatttttatatatttaattttcagagcttgtttataatccgaatataacatatttatatgtttttggaatcagcaaataatggagaataagataaacgtaaatttagatcgttttctacatttttatttttttttacaattttcagatttttaatgaccaaagtcattaattaatttttaagccaccaagctgaaatgcaatagcgaagtccgggcttcgtcgaagattacttgaccaaaatttcaaccaatttggttgaaaaatgagggcgtgacagtgccgcctcaactttcacgaaaagccggatatgacgtcatcaaagacatttatcaaaaacatgaaaaaaaccttcggggatttcatacccaggaactctcatgtcaaatttcataaagatcggtccagtagtttagtctgaatcgctctacacacacacacacacacacacagacacacacacacacgcacatacaccacgaccctcgtttcgattccccctcgatgttaaaatatttagtcaaaacttgactaaatataaaaatatattttgccttgccttgccttgcctctACTCCTAATACAGGAAATGATAAAGCCCAAATCCTACTCAGACCAAGTTTACATTATGATAACTGACCTTAGAAAAGCACCAGTGATAAATGTTCGGGAGTAAGCGACACCGGAAATATGCAAAGCAGTGGAATGGTCGTTGAAatcaattcagaaaaaaaaatctcccaCTCAACACCGCGCAATATACTGTAAAGGGACGCTACTCACACCATAAGCAGGGCGCCAAGGGCGGCAATCGCACTGGTGAGAAAGAAGGTGGCGCCCCTGAAGACGGTGACTGTAGCGGAGTACACGTTGTTGAAGATGAGTCCGCCCAGCACCATGCACGCCGTCTCCAGCACGCTAAGACCCGCGAACAGCGAACCTAAGGAAACGTACCAAATTATCAGGCTTCACTCTGAATTAAAcggttccacttttgaacacactttctattacaagttttgaacacactttctattacaagttttgaacacactttctaTGACCAGTGTTGAACACAACCTAAATGCACACATGTCCCAAAAGATGAAGCTGGTCCCCTCCCCTACCAGCAGCTGTGGACAAGAGGAACAGACCACTGAACACATCCTCCAGCGATGCACCATCCTTGAGAGTCTGAGAAAAACCGTGTGGCCAACTGCTGTCTCCCTCCACTGCAagctgtacggaggaaaggaagacctggagaagacggcatcattcgtctcgctgtccgggctgacaatataactagtgtgatcgacaacaagaagaagaatacaacCTATTAAAGTTATATATCATGTTGataccagacagacagacagacagacagacagacagacagagacagagacagagacacacacacacacacacacacacgcacgcatgcacgcacgtacgcacgcacgcacgcaggcatgcacacacacgcatgcacatacacacacacatacacacacacacacactggcacacactcacgcacccccccccacacacacatactccaaGATAGTGCTTGTGGTCTAGGAACACCATGGTCATTAAATAAACTGACCCTGTTTTCCAGGCGGGGCTCGCTGCGACATGATCGACTTGACCACAATAGAGGCCAGGGACGCTAGGAGGCCCACTGCTGGCGCTGAAAGAAGAATGGAACAAGTCACACTGGATTTTATGTGTGAACCACGAAGatagtaccgtaaaatccctagcaaacgcccagtatctagcaaacgcccatcccccacttttggccaaaagttatgtagaggggtcactacctagcaaacgcccaccccgttttttttttacaaatttgctTTAAGACAGTCGGCCTCCTATTTGTGGACAATGTTCGATGGTtcgccttttttttttgggggggggggggtgggaggaatAAAGACCTACAGCGCAAGGCGATAAAATTGGCAGGTGCTTTTAATGTGCAAGGCTTTGTAGCATCAGACATGTGGCTCAAGCGCTGGAAACTGCGCCACACGGTTTCTTCTCGACGAGGAACCACTGCCGGCCAAAGGGTCCCTGCCGACTTCGAATATCAACTTCTTCAATTCCGTCGAAATATTCTGCGACTTCGTCATCGCCATGACTGCTATTTGTCCAATATAATGAACATGGACCACACGATGATTCGGGTCGGTTTCACCAAACCTTTTAAAGATGACATCAGAGACAGCTGGGTTGAGTGGATGAGAGAAGCAAGACCACCGACAGCTGCTGGCAACCTCAAGCAGCCTAGAATGCAAGACGTCATCAACTGGGTCAGCAAGGCGTGGGAGAACATACGACCTGAATTTCAAACGCCATGGACGGTTCCTAAGATGATAACACTTGAGTGGTTTCCAGATGAAATCGGCGCTATCCTGCCTCGCGAAGAAGCTGAGAGTGGAGACGAAAGTGAAGACGATGATTTTGACTTCGAAGGACTAGAATGAGCCCAGTATCATCAACCCTACCAGATCCccaaacaagagaagaaactgtgtttgtgctgacgttATTCTGAGAATTAGAAGAATCaaggtcacttgtgttcttcttttttttttctatcacagatttttgatctttatttgtgtaaacaaacggtgtgtttattattcattaaaattgcataaatcacttggttgtatcactttttttctctcgtgaaaatgtgatgacactttatcttgcaaaggggtgtatacctagcaaacgtccaccccctacttttactcgaaatctgtgcggagggggggggggggtgggcgtttgttagggattttacggtataccGAAGGCGCCATTTTTGACGATTTGAaccttaaaaagttcaagggacattcgctgaaCTGTATTtaagaaacacctgcaatggtTTGCTCAAAACCGTTCCGAATCTATGCCAAACAATTaaattttaatcagcgagcaGGTTGTATCGCCCAGCTCTCAGCTCTCCGATGGATGAGGGAGGACTCCGAGGATGTAACCAAGGAAGCTGCTGCTCGTACAGACAGGAGCACTGGCATCAAGGAGGTGCCGGTTCAAGTCAACGCGCTGACGGCGGAAGCAGCAGAGTTGTTGGCTGACTTGAACCAGCGCTTGCCTGTCGTCCCCAAAGCTGCCCCAGGGAAGTGGCTACCGACTTCAAGGTCAAGGCCACGCTGTTGGGTTTGTGGTCGGAACGGCCATTTGCAGAGCCAGTGTCCAGCCAACCAGAAAGTGCGTCGGCAGCCTTGGTCATGGAGACAACCCAGCGAGCCATGTGTTAGTCAGATTTCAGCAACCGTCAAGCATCCTCTATATGAGCAAGGCAGCCAGACTGAGGAAGTTGCGGTTCCCGAGGGCAAGTCGTCGTCTGAGCTTGAGCCCATCGTTGGAATGCTTGAGAAACGACTACAGAAGGAGATCAAGATCAAACAACGCCTCCAGGCTGACCAACTCCAGATGAAGCAGGAACTACACACCCTGCGGGAGAAACTAACATCTCTACCTACTGTGGAGATTCCTGTTGTGCAGACATGTGAGTCTGCGAGTGGTCCTCTCCCTGTATCCCCTGTCCCAGTTTCTGGCAGTCCTCCCATTCGCCCTCCCCGGAAAACGCGTCCTAAGGTTGTGGCGAAAACCATATTGGCGTTAGTGTGAGGTAGTGTGTAACGACAAAGAGTGAGACGTGCTTTGCTAAGAGACGATTTAGATTGTGAGTATGCCTCAAGAACTGATCAAGGACATGTCTCTATCGGTACTATCTGGACCCAagactggtgtgttttcttgttATTTGGATAATTATTTAGTCATTGACTTTTGTATTTGGAAGTTTTGTATGAATGCGTCTTGTGACCGTGCGTAACTATGCTATTATTGTACTGATATTTCGTATTGCAATTTTTTTGACTGAACATTTGTCTTTGTTCTGTGTGGTTGAGGTACTTTTTAGCGTTGAACTTGCGAGGACGCAGTTTGGTAAAGAGCTGCGGGATGTATGACAGGACCAGTCACCAATTCTAGAGTACAGTTTTGTCATTGTTCAGTCTagtgtttgtagttcatgttgccgatcgctttatgttttgtgtaatgccATTATCTGTTATAAGTTAAATGTTGAGATGCACATGTCCAGTCACCGGTAGATCCTTTACAGCTCAGCTGGCAGGTGGTCAGTTAAGTTGCGTAACTCTTATGACCGACCCGGGGTAGCCGCCGATAACACGTGCGTGTGGTAATGTTGATGCGCTCAGATCAAAGTCTCGTTAAGAGGGTgtgaattttttaaatttgataGGGAGAAGCGTGTCAGCTGCGGTTGGAAGGTCTTAatcccttaccccccccccgcccccctccttcttcttgtctttaaccAATGGAATGGTTTGTTGTCTTAGAATGTTGTGTTGCTAATAGTTACTAGGATTTTGATTGGATGTTTGTGACTCCAGCTAAAGTTTGATTATGTATGTACATGCTAGGGTGAAAAAGAGAACTCTGAAagacgcgagagagagaggacgtatTTTGTTGTGTGCTCCACTAGTCAACTTGACACTGCTTCTGGTATcgttaaaataaaagtcacgttactGCAACCCCTGACATGGCGTCTCTATTCTATGCTTCCTGCCTGAGCACCCCACCACCTTCACTACTTCACCCCATCACacattcgtcaaagcagattaagaccgttggattgaggaagtcaaacctacagTCTAGCTTACGTATGCAAATTTCGTGCCATACAGTGCTAAAACGCTTCGCTTatcagaaacaaacacaatgtttGTTGGAGAATATTACGGTCTGtaatgactaccaaacacagcattcagatttgaaaaacagaacgctcaaacacttaGACCTTCCccgtgtgtgttgtcatctatttaacacccaaaacgaactctgtagctttcagctcaatttcaaatctgtatctctaggAATAGCGCATGAAATACTTAGGGTAGAAAGGTAGGACGAAAATTATGACTCGTGCAAGGTCTCAAGGGAGggtccacacacaaacaaaccaaccaaccagccagccagccaaccaaccaaacaaacaaaactcacTCAGGTACATCATCCAGTCGCGGTCAGCAAGCCCCATGATGACGAAGCCGCACGCCATGGACAGAAATCCCAGCACCCCCACCCACTCCTCCCTGACCACCGCACTCAGGCCTCTCAGTGCCGCCAAGCTGACGAACTTCTGCAGCAGACCCCGCACTGTGTTGTACGTGCCGATCTTCTTGGCCTCCCAGCAGAACGGGGCGTTCATCACGTACAGCATGTCGATGGTCCCCAGGCCAAGCTCGGGCAGcacggagaagaagaagacgacgattCCAAGAATGTATTCGGGTCGTCTGTCTGTGGGGTTCCACTGGCCTTCTACTGCAGGTTCTACGCTTTCGTTCGAGCCGGCTAGTCGAGACTGGTTGTTCATGATGTCGTGGATGTCTCGCTGGTGACGAGACTCATGGACCGAGACAGCGCTGGTGGTAGTTTCAGAAGTCAGGCCGGGTTCTGCTGAAACCGACTTTGAGAAGTAGAACCCGAAGACGCTCTTCACCGCTTGCCAAGGCGTCGGCCACTGCCTGTCTGAACCTGGCCCCAGCACCTCAGGGTTAGTCTCTTCGATACACACGGCAGTGATGATGAGGGTAAGAAGTACTAACCCGCTCACGGCCAGGAAGGGATAGGAAAAGCCAACGAGCTGGATGAAGTAGCCACCGCCCAGTGAACCAGCCACCATAGCCACAGCCGCCGCGGCACCGGCGAGCCCTATGGCCAGGGTCCTTGCACGCGAAGCAGGCGTGTTGTCTGCCGTGTAGGAGTTGACCGCCAGCGTGATGGTGAACGTGCCCCCTATGAAGGCGTTCAGCACGAACCCCACGAACAGCCAGTTGAGGTCAAGGTCGAAGAAGGCCACTGCTGTTGTTACACAGGCCTTTGAGACgaaatattgacacatgtaATCATTTGTTACATGAACGCAATATCAACGTCACTCGCAAAAACGAAGATTTTCTgaatagtttgtgtgtgtgtgtgtgtgtgatttagtgTGTTTTATTTATAATTATTTCATGTAAAGCGCATAGAACATGGAACTCTGTGGTTcacgctatataagctatcatTATCATTTTCACTATATTTTTAGCAAACTTGATCTGTTTTATGATTTTTGTGAGGCATATAGTGTTTAAAAAATGACACATTTGAGAAGTGACAAAGACCGACAGCTTATAAACAATGAACAATGAACAATTTCTTGCGACTGTACGTTTCAGCAGCGGTTACTGAACACctctccactttgacacataccaacatcaacatcttgcctgcgtcctgtgcagagtgaGACATTGTTAATGGATTAACTTTACAGATTACAAACGGTGTCCATTAAAAAATGGATTTTTTCGAAAATGCCCGCTCTGTACTGAGGGCACCTAGACTGTTGACTTACGGCATatgaccaaatggagggatggtctgtaCTGAGGGCACCTAGACTGTTGACTTACGGCATatgaccaaatggagggatggtctgtaCTGAGGGCACCTAGACTGTTGACTTACGGCATatgaccaaatggagggatggtctcaccCTATGTAAAGCATGTCCAGATCTGAGTTAGTGAGTCCAATCGTTTgaacgggaaggactgtgccttgaaACGTtctactttgtttgtttgtttgcttaacgcccagccgaccacgaagggccatatcagggcggtaacgTTCTACTGATAAAGTAGCAATTCTTGTCATTTGCTTATTCAACAACCAGTTTGAATGGGGGACGGGTAGCTCAGCTGGTAGAGCACTGCACTTGTCATCCTAAGGTCTCAGGTTCGAATACcggcagggacggacacgggtcaactttatgtaaagactcagagacggtatccatgtcccacccccgtatCACCACAGGGGCACGTAAAAAAAATTGGtaattctgccataagtgcaggtggctaaacctaaacacgcacacaccttggtagcgcgactcttgttgctgctagctttccactgggaagaaGTGACAGCATTCCTAGCATTAGGATAATAGAgtcaatgaaatgaaatgaaattgctTATTGACCTCTGTACCAGCAGCAGCTATTCCTCACCCGACAGAAGAGGCCCGtgatggagaagaagaagaggaagcgaCGACCCAGGCGGTCGCTGTTGGCCCCGATGAGGACAGTGGTGAACAGCGAGGGCAGGTTGATGGAGAGGCCCAGGTATAGCAGCTTGCTTGACACCAGAGCCTGCACTTTGTTGGCCTTGGCGAGCTCTGGGCTGGACGCGTTCTTGGAGCACGGCTGCCTGTAATGATACATTATTGTGTGTAAACCAGAGACCGCACCCTTAGGGCTCGACGCGTTCTTGGAGCAGGGCTGTCTGTTATGATGAAATACTGCGCGTAAACCAGAGACTGAGCTTTGTGAAATCAGAGGGCAGATTAATGGTGAGGCCCAGGTATAGCAGCTTGGTTGACAACAGAGACTGCACCTTGTTGGCCTTGGCGATCATGAACGCGTTCTTGGAACACGGCTGTCTGTAATGAGACATGTATATATAGAACGTAAACGCTGTATGTGAACCAGGATCTGAACTTTGTGAAATCAGAAGGCAGGTTGATGCAGAGGCCTAAGTGTATCAGGTTGGTTCACACCAGAGACTAAACCTTCCCGGCTTTGTCGTGCTGTGGGCTGGATGCAATCTTGGAACAGGGCTGTCTGTAATGATAAAACAATTTAAGTCTTTACTTAAATTTGGTTATGACCTGGTTCGGCTGACACCTCCGTAAGACAATCGGAAAAGATAATTTGGTCGCTTTTCTGTAGAAAGTCAAACCTACGATAATTCAAGGGAGTTAAATCTCCCAACTTCCTTTTCCGTCTTGAACGCAGCGCGATAAGACGTGTTTTTCGCggaagaaaataaaacattgtttgtaAACCAGAGACTGCACCTTATTGGTCTTCATGGCTGGTTTAGTTCTTGGAGAAGTGCGTTTCTGTGATTCTCACAGACACCAACCCATACACCtaaccaaccacacacacaagcacattaTACACCCCCACAGCCATATCCTCACCCAcatactctctctgtctgtctgtctgtctggttgtctggcAGGCTGGCTctctcgcctctctctctctctcttactctctttctctctctcccttttctctctccctctctctgtctatctgtgtgtctgtctgcct carries:
- the LOC138959940 gene encoding proton-coupled folate transporter-like, whose protein sequence is MTSDKEEIQPLLRGLPDVPSNDVTRNHGISKRNIRNLIVANTILGLVAISEIMFVMDLTQYLYARISSQLYGSNFSSPVRQPCSKNASSPELAKANKVQALVSSKLLYLGLSINLPSLFTTVLIGANSDRLGRRFLFFFSITGLFCRACVTTAVAFFDLDLNWLFVGFVLNAFIGGTFTITLAVNSYTADNTPASRARTLAIGLAGAAAAVAMVAGSLGGGYFIQLVGFSYPFLAVSGLVLLTLIITAVCIEETNPEVLGPGSDRQWPTPWQAVKSVFGFYFSKSVSAEPGLTSETTTSAVSVHESRHQRDIHDIMNNQSRLAGSNESVEPAVEGQWNPTDRRPEYILGIVVFFFSVLPELGLGTIDMLYVMNAPFCWEAKKIGTYNTVRGLLQKFVSLAALRGLSAVVREEWVGVLGFLSMACGFVIMGLADRDWMMYLTPAVGLLASLASIVVKSIMSQRAPPGKQGSLFAGLSVLETACMVLGGLIFNNVYSATVTVFRGATFFLTSAIAALGALLMVAYIVVIRRSDNCRTYTGTIQGPS